The genomic window GCTCAACGCTGCTTGCTTTAGGCAACGAATCGACTCCACCATGCCAGGGACAGGGACTCCCAAGGAGTTATACATTTCTTTCACGCCAATCAAGCCAATGCTTTCGATCGGTTCCTTATCGCCTGCTAATACACCGTAGGTAACCAGTCGTAGGTACCAGCCATAGTCACGTAAGCAGAGTGCCCGCTGACGATCGCCGTAGGCATTGCCACCGGGGGAAATAAAATCGGGGCGGCGCCGCCAGAGCTGTCGGCTAGCTTCTTCTACAATTTTCTTTTCGTTTTCTGCGAGAATAGCAGCAATGCGAGTTCGCTGTTCACCAGTTTTGAGAAATGCGCTGATGGTCTTTAATTCGCCACTCGTGGGGTAGCGAAGCTCGTCGTCGGCTTTGAGGATAACTTGGCTAACTACGCTCATATTAATCAGGTTGATTCAGTACATAGGTCGGATGCTATCAACAATAGTTTAGAGTAGTTTGGCAACGCTTGCCACCACAGCCCCAGAGAATCATGTTTTGTTAAAAAATTGCAATACTATTGCAGGCAGTTCTTAACAGGTCATGCCTCTCTAGCCAAGGGGTTTAGGGGACATTATCCTTCCCATGGACGGCTATGACCCCTCGACCCCCACTTGATCTTTACCTCTTCATCACTAGCCCCCTTATTGCAATCCTTAGGATGTTATTCCACGTCGTAGGTAACTCAGCCCATGAGCAGTACGGAGTTTCGCTGGCAGCAAGGTGAACTGGCTGATGTTGTCATCACTGATTTGGATGACCAGGGTAACGGAGTAGGTCGAGTAGCAGACCGAGTTGTGTTTGTGCCAGAGACGGTACCGGGAGATCGGGTTCAAGTTCGCCTAACCCGTGTTAAGCCTCAGTATGGCTATGGCAAAGTTCAGACCCTGCGGGTACCTGCTGCTGACCGGGTTCAGCCTGTCTGTATCGTGGCAGACAAATGTGGGGGCTGTCAGTGGCAACATGTTGCCTACGATCGCCAACTCGGTGCTAAGCATAATCAAGTTGTGCAAGCTTTACAACGCATTGGCGGCATTCCCAACCCTCCTGTAGAGCCAATCTTAAGTGCTGCCTCTCCCCTCGGCTATCGCAACAAAGCCACCTATCCCTTGGGGCAGCGATCGTCCCCCACCCAGTCCGATGTGGTTGTAGCTGGGTATTACCAAAAAGGCAGCCATAAGCTTGTGAATCTCAATCGGTGCCCTGCCCAAGACGATCGCCTCAACCCACTACTAGCGGAGGTAAAGCAGGATATTCAGCATCGCGGCTGGACCATCTACGACGAAGCTTGCCATCGGGGACAGCTACGGCACCTGTCCCTGCGCATTGGACGACGCACGGGCGAACTGTTGTTAACGCTGGTTTCCACCGAGGAACGCTTACCGGGGTTAACAGACCAAGCAGAGCAATGGCTCCAGCGTTATCCCAATCTGGTGGGTGTGTGCCTGAACCACCATCCGCAGCGTGGCAATGCAGTCTTTGGTGCTGTAACCAATTGTGTGGCAGGAAGAGGATATCTGCATGAGAGATTTGCAGGCTTAACGTTACAGATTCAGCCCACTACGTTTTTTCAGGTTTACACGGAGCAAGCTGAAGCATTATTACAAACGATCGTTGCCCAGCTTGCGCTGCAAGGCCATGAATTGTTAGTGGATGCCTACTGTGGCATTGGCACCTTTACCTTACCTCTGGCACGCCAAGTAAAATGGGCGATCGGCCTAGAAGCCCAACCAGAATCTATAGACCAAGCTCGCCTCAATGCCCAACTGAACAGCATTACCAACGTTACCTTCCAAGCTGGCTCTGTGGAGTCCCTATTGCCCACGATCGCTGAGATTCCTGATATAGTGCTACTAGATCCACCCCGTAAGGGTTGTAGTCCAGCAGTTTTGGACTGGTTGCTGACACAGCAGCCTGATCGCATTGTCTACATCAGTTGCAAACCTGCCACCCTAGCACGAGATTTGCAACGGCTCTGTGTGACCAATCTATATCAACTTGAACGGGTTCAGCCTGCGGACTTTTTTCCCCAAACAACTCATGTGGAATGTGCA from Cyanobacteriota bacterium includes these protein-coding regions:
- a CDS encoding allophycocyanin subunit alpha-B; translated protein: MSVVSQVILKADDELRYPTSGELKTISAFLKTGEQRTRIAAILAENEKKIVEEASRQLWRRRPDFISPGGNAYGDRQRALCLRDYGWYLRLVTYGVLAGDKEPIESIGLIGVKEMYNSLGVPVPGMVESIRCLKQAALSLLTEDDAQETAPYFDYIIQAMS
- the rlmD gene encoding 23S rRNA (uracil(1939)-C(5))-methyltransferase RlmD, with the protein product MSSTEFRWQQGELADVVITDLDDQGNGVGRVADRVVFVPETVPGDRVQVRLTRVKPQYGYGKVQTLRVPAADRVQPVCIVADKCGGCQWQHVAYDRQLGAKHNQVVQALQRIGGIPNPPVEPILSAASPLGYRNKATYPLGQRSSPTQSDVVVAGYYQKGSHKLVNLNRCPAQDDRLNPLLAEVKQDIQHRGWTIYDEACHRGQLRHLSLRIGRRTGELLLTLVSTEERLPGLTDQAEQWLQRYPNLVGVCLNHHPQRGNAVFGAVTNCVAGRGYLHERFAGLTLQIQPTTFFQVYTEQAEALLQTIVAQLALQGHELLVDAYCGIGTFTLPLARQVKWAIGLEAQPESIDQARLNAQLNSITNVTFQAGSVESLLPTIAEIPDIVLLDPPRKGCSPAVLDWLLTQQPDRIVYISCKPATLARDLQRLCVTNLYQLERVQPADFFPQTTHVECAAFLRRSTSR